A DNA window from Pseudoalteromonas spongiae UST010723-006 contains the following coding sequences:
- the dusB gene encoding tRNA dihydrouridine synthase DusB translates to MQIGPYQLENNLMVAPMAGVTDRPFRQLCRRLGAGLAVSEMLSSNPKVWKTEKSMSRMDHSGESGIRSVQIAGADPQLMAEAAQFNVKNGAQIVDINMGCPAKKVNKKLAGSALLQYPELVTDIVKAVVNAVDVPVTLKIRTGWDTDNRNGVEIARIAEQNGIQSLAVHGRTRSCMYKGEAEYQTIKDIKSSVSIPVVANGDITSPQKAKQVLEYTGADALMIGRAAQGRPWIFREINHYLTTGELLPEPAMDEVQSILMEHLVNLHAFYGDVMGVRIARKHVSWYLQAHDREGQFRRVFNAIDSQQEQIDTLEKYFETLADN, encoded by the coding sequence GTGCAGATAGGCCCTTATCAGTTAGAAAATAACCTAATGGTTGCTCCTATGGCAGGAGTAACAGATAGACCGTTTAGACAGCTTTGTCGTCGACTCGGAGCTGGTCTTGCTGTATCTGAAATGTTGTCATCCAATCCTAAGGTTTGGAAAACCGAAAAATCAATGTCTCGCATGGATCATTCCGGTGAGTCTGGTATTCGCAGTGTGCAAATTGCCGGCGCTGACCCACAACTGATGGCGGAAGCTGCTCAGTTTAATGTCAAAAACGGCGCACAAATTGTGGATATCAATATGGGTTGTCCAGCAAAAAAAGTGAATAAAAAGCTCGCAGGCTCTGCCCTTTTGCAGTACCCCGAACTGGTCACAGATATCGTTAAAGCTGTAGTTAATGCAGTAGATGTACCTGTTACCTTAAAAATCCGAACAGGATGGGATACTGACAATCGAAATGGTGTAGAGATTGCGCGCATCGCTGAACAAAATGGTATTCAGTCATTGGCGGTTCATGGCCGCACACGCTCTTGTATGTACAAGGGTGAAGCTGAATATCAAACAATTAAGGACATTAAAAGTTCAGTCTCCATTCCGGTGGTTGCTAACGGTGATATTACATCACCACAAAAAGCGAAACAGGTTTTGGAATATACGGGCGCAGATGCTTTGATGATAGGCCGTGCAGCACAAGGTCGCCCTTGGATTTTTAGGGAGATAAACCATTATCTCACCACTGGAGAATTACTACCGGAACCAGCAATGGACGAGGTACAAAGTATTCTTATGGAACACTTAGTAAATCTTCACGCATTTTATGGTGATGTAATGGGTGTGCGAATTGCGCGTAAGCATGTCTCATGGTATTTGCAGGCTCATGACCGTGAAGGTCAATTTAGGCGAGTATTTAATGCTATCGACTCTCAGCAAGAGCAAATCGATACGTTAGAAAAGTACTTTGAAACACTAGCAGATAATTAA